A stretch of the Betaproteobacteria bacterium genome encodes the following:
- a CDS encoding mechanosensitive ion channel — translation MNNLGTGLANATADIVERIVAFLPSLLGALLLILVGWLLARILRALTVRAGLLVETLASRLTSTPGGEPLRMRRAATVLGTIVFWAALLVFVTAATHVLELTSFTDWLARLVGYLPTLAAGVLIVIAGYVLSRFVADLVLATSHRLETTQRALLARVVQVTILTGAILVGADQIGIRITFLAIFAASIGAVVAGGVALAVGFGARDYVANLIGAHYLRQAFAVGQTIRAAGHQGRILEITALNVVLETADGRVTLPGRIYNEHPIAVLGGNASHGEVIGHG, via the coding sequence ATGAACAATCTCGGCACGGGGCTCGCTAACGCAACCGCCGATATCGTCGAACGCATCGTCGCCTTTCTGCCGAGCCTGCTCGGCGCGTTGCTGCTCATACTCGTCGGGTGGCTGCTTGCGCGCATCTTGCGCGCATTGACCGTGCGCGCGGGGCTCCTGGTCGAAACGCTCGCATCGCGGCTCACCAGCACTCCGGGCGGGGAGCCGTTGCGCATGCGGCGCGCGGCAACCGTGCTCGGTACCATCGTGTTCTGGGCGGCGCTGCTGGTCTTCGTCACCGCGGCCACCCATGTCCTCGAGCTCACCTCGTTCACCGACTGGCTCGCGCGTCTGGTCGGGTATCTGCCTACGCTGGCGGCGGGCGTGCTGATCGTCATCGCCGGTTACGTGCTGTCGCGCTTCGTCGCCGATCTCGTGCTCGCCACGTCCCATCGTCTGGAGACGACCCAGCGCGCACTGCTGGCGCGCGTCGTCCAGGTCACCATCCTCACCGGCGCGATCCTGGTGGGCGCCGACCAGATCGGCATCCGCATCACCTTCCTCGCGATCTTCGCCGCTTCGATCGGCGCCGTGGTGGCGGGCGGCGTCGCATTGGCGGTGGGGTTCGGTGCGCGCGACTACGTGGCGAATCTGATCGGCGCCCATTATCTGCGTCAGGCGTTTGCGGTCGGACAGACCATCCGCGCCGCCGGACACCAGGGCCGCATTCTCGAGATCACGGCGCTGAACGTGGTGCTGGAAACAGCCGATGGGCGCGTGACGCTGCCCGGGCGTATCTACAACGAGCATCCGATCGCGGTGCTGGGCGGCAATGCCAGCCACGGCGAGGTGATCGGCCATGGCTGA
- the nthA gene encoding nitrile hydratase subunit alpha, giving the protein MSEHHHHDHSHGHGHDGHAHAPGERHPFQPDDDDALTYPRRLEIALRELLIEKQVISADEVRSAIEDMDARTPARGAQVVARAWVDPAFKVQLLADANAACASLGLDLGVSELKLVAVENTAAVHHVIVCTLCSCYPRALLGLPPGWYKSFAYRSRVVKEPRAVLAEFGLDLAQDVALRVHDSTADLRYIVVPMRPQGTESMGEAELAALVTRDSMIGVAQARRPS; this is encoded by the coding sequence ATGAGCGAGCACCATCATCACGATCACAGCCACGGCCACGGCCACGATGGGCATGCGCACGCGCCCGGGGAGCGCCATCCGTTCCAGCCCGACGACGACGATGCCCTGACCTATCCGCGGCGGCTGGAGATCGCGCTGCGCGAGCTGCTGATCGAGAAGCAGGTCATCAGCGCCGACGAAGTGCGCTCGGCGATCGAGGACATGGACGCGCGCACGCCGGCGCGTGGCGCACAGGTGGTCGCCAGGGCCTGGGTCGATCCGGCCTTCAAGGTGCAATTGCTGGCCGATGCGAACGCCGCGTGCGCGAGCCTCGGCCTGGACCTGGGCGTGAGCGAGCTGAAGCTGGTGGCCGTGGAGAATACGGCAGCCGTACACCACGTCATCGTCTGCACGCTCTGCTCCTGCTATCCGCGCGCGCTGCTGGGGCTGCCGCCGGGCTGGTACAAGAGCTTCGCCTACCGCTCGCGCGTGGTGAAGGAACCGCGGGCGGTGCTGGCCGAGTTCGGCCTCGATCTTGCGCAGGATGTTGCGCTGCGCGTGCACGATTCGACCGCGGATCTGCGCTACATCGTCGTCCCGATGCGCCCGCAAGGCACCGAGAGCATGGGGGAAGCGGAACTTGCCGCGCTCGTCACGCGCGACAGCATGATCGGAGTGGCCCAGGCCAGGCGTCCGAGCTAG
- a CDS encoding nitrile hydratase subunit beta encodes MSVHDASPYCDRWCALSHAIWGRREVVGTRVSLRSGARIDLPFCHLPSCSSLDDARSLTPSPSPGGRGERRARRGCRPLCERCCIGDPHDAQLSRHGRPERRTDRARGAPAAILGEARRGAHLGARRQGAHPQRRRPARAGDARCRHLPRLELRRAAHPGARQQHDPARGDQRRRAGGKARRGRAAHGAAAVTPRFSPGAQVRVRKVDAPGHIRTPWYVRGHEGVIERFCGYFKNPEELAYFRPGTPLRALYRVRFRQAQLWPEYRGAPGDTLDIDLYEHWLEPVEEHVR; translated from the coding sequence ATGTCCGTCCACGACGCCTCCCCCTACTGTGACCGATGGTGCGCATTGTCGCATGCGATTTGGGGTCGCCGGGAAGTCGTCGGGACGCGAGTCTCGTTACGATCGGGTGCTAGAATCGACTTGCCCTTTTGCCATCTACCGAGCTGCAGCTCTCTGGACGACGCTCGGTCCCTCACCCCCAGCCCCTCTCCCGGAGGGAGAGGGGAGCGTAGAGCGCGCCGTGGCTGTCGTCCACTTTGCGAGCGTTGTTGCATAGGAGATCCGCACGATGCGCAACTATCACGACATGGGCGGCCAGAGCGCCGGACCGATCGAGCGCGAGGAGCACCCGCTGCAATACTGGGAGAAGCGCGTCGAGGCGCTCATCTCGGTGCTCGCCGCCAAGGGGCTCACCCGCAGCGACGAAGGCCGGCGCGCGCTGGAGACGCTCGGTGCCGACACCTACCTCGCCTCGAGCTACGCCGAGCGGCGCATCCAGGCGCTCGCCAACAACATGATCCTGCGCGGGGTGATCAGCGTCGACGAGCTGGCGGCAAAGCTCGCCGAGGTCGAGCGGCGCACGGAGCAGCTGCCGTGACACCGCGCTTCTCGCCCGGCGCGCAGGTGCGCGTGCGCAAGGTCGATGCGCCGGGGCATATCCGCACGCCCTGGTACGTCCGCGGCCACGAAGGCGTGATCGAGCGCTTCTGCGGCTACTTCAAGAACCCCGAGGAGCTGGCGTATTTCCGTCCGGGCACGCCGCTGCGCGCCCTGTACCGCGTTCGATTCCGGCAGGCGCAGCTGTGGCCGGAATACCGCGGCGCACCCGGCGATACGCTGGACATCGATCTGTACGAGCACTGGCTGGAACCTGTCGAGGAGCACGTGCGATGA
- a CDS encoding molybdopterin-dependent oxidoreductase: MRQCAPSVTVGGGVVDGHHRYFDVGGIRALRLEDPRLITGQGTYASDWNLPDQLHAAFLRSDRAHARLLGVDVARARALPGVRLILTGEDAVRAGFVKAPHQLTFTGVDGNKARVPDRPVLAHGRVRYVGEPIAIVVADSALIAQDALEAIDVRYEDLPPVIGPEQALAPGAPQLHDDVPGNCALEMQVGDRAAVDEIFGCAHHVTRLKVDCTRITPSPLEPRACLSSYDPADESYTIRVCLQGINTMTGQIAAYMGIPKEKVKVMGRDVGGAFGQRSTVYPEYCMTLYAAKQLGRPVKWVSSRSESFLTDTHGRANIGTGELAMDAEGRFTALRYDWITDQGAFVSSGGPGYIRNIINCLTGVYAIPVAHARFRVALTNTGLVASFRGAGRPDISYAIERLVNQAAQEMSMDPAQLRRRNLIAPEAFPYKTATGTVYEVADLPGLLDKALAKADWTGFERRRAASSAKGKLRGIGISTVIEASGAGSAPKDEILIEVGANGTINAFSAAHSQGQGHETTMAMIIGDALGIAPERVTLHQAVPEKGLIGNATNGSRTTVGAGSVCKIAADLLIERGRSAAAEEFNVEPSQVDYAKGMFRERESGKALTLEQLAGKRSLSVKGEGKFGSTWPNGCHVSEVEIDPDTGEAEIVSYVAVDDCGVAINHTIVEGQIQGAVAQGAGQVFGEHIVYDPQSGQLVTGSFMDYVMPRAGLVREIRMDEHPTPSKLSPLGVKGVGESGCTASLGCLANAVHDALAPLGIGPLEMPLTPAKLWRAIAEAPTRASGTRRAA; encoded by the coding sequence ATGCGACAATGCGCACCATCGGTCACAGTAGGGGGAGGCGTCGTGGACGGACATCATCGCTACTTCGATGTCGGCGGCATTCGCGCGCTGCGGCTGGAAGATCCGCGTCTCATTACCGGCCAGGGCACCTATGCTTCGGACTGGAACCTGCCGGATCAGCTGCACGCGGCCTTCCTGCGCTCCGACCGCGCGCATGCGCGGCTGCTCGGCGTCGATGTGGCGCGGGCGCGTGCGCTTCCCGGCGTGCGCCTGATCCTCACTGGCGAGGACGCCGTGCGCGCAGGCTTCGTCAAGGCGCCGCACCAGCTGACCTTCACGGGCGTCGACGGCAACAAGGCGCGGGTGCCGGATCGTCCTGTGCTCGCCCATGGGCGGGTGCGCTATGTCGGCGAGCCGATTGCAATCGTGGTGGCCGATAGCGCGCTGATCGCGCAGGACGCGCTGGAAGCGATCGATGTGCGCTACGAGGATCTGCCTCCGGTGATCGGTCCTGAGCAGGCGCTGGCGCCGGGCGCGCCCCAACTTCACGACGATGTGCCCGGCAACTGCGCGCTCGAGATGCAGGTGGGCGACAGGGCGGCGGTCGACGAGATCTTCGGCTGCGCCCATCACGTCACGCGCTTGAAGGTCGACTGCACACGGATCACGCCTTCGCCGTTGGAGCCGCGCGCCTGCCTGTCGAGCTACGACCCGGCCGACGAGAGCTACACCATACGGGTGTGCCTGCAGGGCATCAACACCATGACAGGCCAGATTGCCGCCTACATGGGAATTCCGAAGGAGAAGGTGAAGGTGATGGGCCGCGACGTCGGCGGCGCCTTCGGCCAGCGCAGCACGGTCTACCCGGAATACTGCATGACGCTGTATGCCGCGAAGCAGCTCGGGCGCCCGGTGAAGTGGGTGTCGAGCCGCTCCGAAAGCTTTCTCACCGATACGCACGGCCGTGCCAACATCGGCACCGGGGAGCTCGCGATGGATGCCGAGGGCCGTTTTACTGCGCTGCGCTACGACTGGATCACCGACCAGGGCGCTTTCGTCTCCTCCGGCGGGCCGGGCTACATCCGCAACATCATCAATTGCCTGACCGGCGTGTACGCAATTCCGGTGGCGCATGCGCGCTTTCGCGTGGCGCTCACCAATACGGGCCTGGTCGCCTCCTTCCGCGGCGCGGGCCGGCCCGACATCTCCTATGCGATCGAGCGGCTGGTGAACCAGGCTGCGCAGGAAATGAGCATGGACCCGGCGCAGTTGCGGCGGCGCAATCTCATTGCACCCGAGGCGTTTCCGTACAAGACGGCGACCGGCACCGTGTACGAGGTTGCGGACCTGCCCGGGCTGCTCGACAAGGCGCTGGCGAAAGCCGACTGGACCGGATTCGAGCGCCGGCGGGCGGCGTCCTCGGCCAAGGGGAAACTGCGCGGCATCGGCATCTCCACGGTGATCGAGGCGAGCGGCGCAGGCAGTGCGCCCAAGGACGAGATCCTGATCGAAGTCGGCGCCAACGGCACGATCAACGCGTTTTCCGCGGCGCATTCGCAGGGGCAGGGTCACGAGACCACGATGGCGATGATCATCGGCGATGCGCTCGGGATCGCACCGGAGCGCGTGACGCTGCACCAGGCGGTTCCCGAGAAGGGCCTGATCGGCAATGCCACCAACGGCTCGCGCACGACGGTGGGCGCCGGTAGTGTCTGCAAGATCGCGGCCGACCTCCTGATCGAGCGCGGGCGCTCGGCTGCGGCCGAGGAATTCAACGTCGAGCCCTCGCAGGTCGACTATGCGAAAGGCATGTTCCGAGAACGCGAGAGCGGCAAAGCGCTGACCCTGGAGCAGCTCGCCGGCAAGCGCAGCCTCAGCGTGAAGGGCGAGGGCAAGTTCGGCTCCACCTGGCCGAACGGCTGCCATGTCTCCGAGGTCGAGATCGATCCGGATACGGGCGAGGCGGAGATCGTGAGTTACGTGGCGGTCGACGACTGCGGTGTCGCGATCAATCACACTATCGTCGAGGGCCAGATCCAGGGTGCGGTGGCGCAGGGCGCCGGCCAGGTGTTCGGCGAGCACATCGTCTACGATCCGCAGTCGGGCCAGCTCGTCACCGGCAGCTTCATGGACTACGTCATGCCGCGCGCGGGACTCGTGCGCGAGATCCGGATGGACGAGCACCCCACGCCCTCTAAGTTGAGCCCGCTCGGGGTGAAAGGCGTAGGCGAGTCCGGCTGTACCGCCTCGCTCGGCTGCCTGGCGAACGCGGTGCACGATGCGCTGGCGCCGCTGGGGATAGGACCGCTGGAGATGCCGCTTACGCCGGCGAAGCTGTGGCGGGCGATCGCGGAGGCGCCGACGCGCGCGTCAGGAACGCGCCGGGCGGCCTGA
- a CDS encoding PEP-CTERM sorting domain-containing protein: MPDGSNNGSDSAPAHSPVLVGGLTLVPGTPLTFTNATGGVLHTPGCSTSAPFSGCSPIDGSTFFDHAGGDANGIGALRAPINSLLGVFLGPQQPDSTPAPGGLNFQTLGLDLETLSPELKQAFFIGDGHTAGSVVQQFFVPSGATRLYLGTMDGFGWFNNTGAITVTVTAVPEPEIVLLWLAGLGVLVATSRRARRRALRNTDN, translated from the coding sequence ATGCCTGATGGCTCCAACAATGGCAGCGATTCGGCACCCGCCCATTCGCCGGTACTCGTTGGCGGACTGACGCTGGTCCCGGGAACGCCCTTGACGTTTACGAACGCGACTGGTGGTGTCCTGCATACTCCCGGCTGCTCGACGAGCGCACCTTTTTCCGGATGTTCGCCCATAGACGGATCCACCTTCTTCGATCACGCTGGCGGCGACGCGAACGGTATCGGAGCGCTTCGCGCGCCTATCAATTCGCTGCTCGGCGTGTTCCTCGGTCCTCAACAGCCTGATTCAACACCGGCTCCGGGCGGGCTGAATTTCCAGACGCTGGGCCTGGACCTCGAAACGCTTTCCCCCGAACTCAAGCAGGCGTTCTTCATTGGCGACGGGCACACGGCAGGCAGCGTCGTGCAACAGTTCTTCGTGCCCAGCGGCGCGACCCGCCTGTACCTCGGCACGATGGATGGGTTCGGCTGGTTCAACAATACCGGCGCCATAACCGTCACGGTGACCGCCGTGCCGGAACCCGAAATTGTGTTGCTTTGGTTGGCAGGACTCGGAGTGCTTGTAGCCACAAGCCGGCGAGCGCGCAGACGGGCCCTGCGCAATACGGACAACTGA
- a CDS encoding DUF4286 family protein has protein sequence MSANAVRLPGLRALLVWSGLMIDAPIGAPESRTRRSGASRFLLTSACAGRMLPSTVPQHVGFPARANFRRRRQHAQPRLRCTIADQRRRCVMAVGLFVVRATIAKDREEAFNRWYNEEHLPQVLRYNGAVSGRRYRRIAGDDKYDYMAVYEFASEAVLQTFLKSDALKDLRAEYDKHFGAVSERVGSGWAQVFP, from the coding sequence ATGAGCGCCAATGCCGTGCGCCTGCCGGGTTTGCGTGCCTTGTTGGTTTGGTCCGGGCTCATGATCGATGCTCCTATTGGCGCCCCGGAAAGTCGCACGCGTCGATCGGGCGCTTCTCGATTCCTGCTGACGTCAGCCTGCGCCGGTCGTATGCTTCCATCGACTGTACCGCAGCACGTTGGATTCCCGGCACGCGCGAATTTCCGACGCCGCCGGCAACACGCCCAACCCCGGCTTCGGTGCACCATCGCTGACCAACGAAGGAGATGCGTCATGGCCGTGGGTTTGTTCGTCGTGCGCGCAACCATCGCCAAGGACCGCGAAGAGGCGTTCAACCGCTGGTACAACGAGGAGCACCTGCCGCAAGTGCTGCGCTACAACGGTGCGGTCAGCGGACGCCGCTACCGGCGTATCGCCGGCGACGACAAGTACGACTACATGGCCGTATACGAGTTCGCGAGCGAGGCCGTTCTGCAGACATTCCTGAAGTCCGACGCGCTCAAGGATCTGCGCGCGGAGTACGACAAGCACTTCGGCGCCGTCTCCGAGCGCGTCGGCAGCGGCTGGGCGCAGGTCTTTCCCTGA
- a CDS encoding twin-arginine translocation pathway signal protein has translation MSPDQTNKARKPGRRTALALIALAGSALAVRSLGARAQNRPQCVARPEQTEGPYFVDTQLARSDIRADPATSQVEPGVPLEVTFRVSRLAGACQPLSGAHVELWQCNASGTYSGVRDPHVDTTGRKFLRGYQATDANGTARFTTIYPGWYPGRTVHIHFMIRTAGSRGRGEQFTSQLYFDDALSDRIFARAPYAERGPRTVRNAGDGIYRRGGSQLMLAPTEQDGGLAATFDIALKASR, from the coding sequence ATGAGCCCGGACCAAACCAACAAGGCACGCAAACCCGGCAGGCGCACGGCATTGGCGCTCATTGCCCTTGCCGGGAGCGCTCTGGCCGTTCGCAGCCTCGGCGCACGGGCGCAGAACCGGCCGCAGTGCGTCGCGCGCCCCGAGCAGACCGAGGGACCGTACTTCGTCGACACGCAACTGGCGCGTTCCGACATCCGCGCCGACCCGGCCACCAGCCAGGTCGAGCCGGGCGTGCCGCTGGAAGTGACTTTCCGTGTTTCGCGTCTCGCGGGCGCATGCCAGCCGCTTTCGGGCGCCCATGTGGAGCTCTGGCAGTGCAATGCCAGCGGGACCTATTCCGGCGTCAGGGATCCGCATGTCGATACGACGGGGCGCAAGTTCCTGCGCGGCTATCAGGCGACCGACGCAAACGGGACTGCGCGCTTCACGACCATCTATCCCGGCTGGTATCCCGGCCGCACCGTTCACATCCACTTCATGATTCGCACCGCCGGCTCGCGCGGCCGTGGCGAGCAGTTCACCTCGCAACTATATTTCGACGATGCCCTGTCGGACCGAATCTTCGCTCGCGCTCCTTACGCCGAGCGCGGTCCGCGGACAGTGCGAAACGCGGGTGACGGCATCTACCGCCGCGGCGGCTCGCAATTGATGCTCGCACCGACCGAGCAGGACGGTGGTTTGGCGGCGACCTTCGACATCGCCCTGAAGGCATCTCGCTAG
- a CDS encoding TRAP transporter fused permease subunit gives MRKLSGYAGWVVGAIAVAMSAYHLYARLTPYAPDQYALLFITLGFSLVLSFLLWPARAERTLDRVPWADLGLAALSLVCVGYMFARYDYVVNRFPTADPLSAADMTIGITATLLVLEAARRTIGASLSIVAIVFIAYALAGQWLPGWLNHRGLSLEIAVDQTYFTSEGIFGVPLAVAGTYVILFIVFGAFLEKSGAGQFFMNFANAIAGGARGGPGKVAVVSSSLFGTISGSAVANVMVDGWLTIPMMKKTGFKPEAAAAIEAVASTGGQIMPPIMGAAAFVMAEFLGATYAQIMIAAAIPALFYYGALFAAIHFNAVRSGLKGIPREELPILGQIIIRQGHLFLPVIVLLILLFWGFTATYAAIVATGSVIVIAALRKSTRLSWRTCIVALREGAEHTVPVAMACAAAGIVIGIVLQTGLALRFTSFLVDLAGGNLIPALLITMVAGIILGMGMPTTPAYIMQAALLVPAIIKLGVEPLAAHMFAFYFSCLSAVTPPIALAVYAAASIGGAGLWKSGIQAVKFASAGFIVPFFFIYNPALLFDGPWTEILRAVVTGSIGVIALAAAMEAYFLRPASWFERVLFLAAAFLLIDPGFTTDIVGLALLAVGLMIQWLRNGRDARAAGVRA, from the coding sequence GTGAGAAAACTCTCCGGCTACGCCGGCTGGGTCGTGGGAGCGATCGCGGTCGCGATGTCCGCGTACCACCTGTACGCGCGCCTCACGCCCTACGCGCCCGACCAGTACGCGCTGCTCTTCATCACCCTCGGCTTCAGCCTGGTGCTGTCGTTTCTGCTTTGGCCCGCGCGCGCGGAGCGGACACTGGACCGGGTGCCGTGGGCCGATCTCGGGCTCGCCGCGCTCTCGCTCGTGTGCGTGGGCTACATGTTCGCCCGCTACGACTACGTGGTGAACCGCTTCCCGACCGCGGATCCGCTGAGCGCGGCCGACATGACCATCGGCATAACGGCCACGCTGCTCGTTCTGGAGGCGGCCCGGCGCACGATCGGCGCATCGCTCTCCATCGTGGCCATCGTCTTCATCGCCTATGCACTGGCCGGCCAATGGCTGCCGGGGTGGCTCAATCATCGCGGGCTCTCGCTCGAAATCGCGGTCGATCAGACCTATTTCACCTCCGAGGGCATTTTCGGCGTGCCGCTCGCGGTTGCCGGCACCTACGTGATCCTGTTCATCGTCTTCGGCGCCTTCCTGGAGAAGTCGGGCGCCGGCCAGTTCTTCATGAACTTCGCCAACGCCATCGCCGGCGGCGCGCGCGGCGGCCCGGGCAAGGTCGCGGTGGTCTCGTCGAGCCTGTTCGGCACCATCTCCGGCTCGGCGGTCGCCAACGTCATGGTGGATGGCTGGCTCACCATCCCGATGATGAAGAAGACGGGTTTCAAGCCCGAGGCGGCCGCGGCGATCGAGGCCGTGGCGTCCACCGGCGGCCAGATCATGCCGCCCATCATGGGTGCGGCCGCGTTCGTCATGGCGGAGTTCCTGGGCGCGACGTATGCGCAAATCATGATCGCGGCGGCCATACCGGCGCTGTTCTACTACGGCGCACTGTTCGCCGCGATCCATTTCAACGCGGTGCGCTCGGGGCTCAAGGGCATCCCGCGCGAGGAGCTGCCCATCCTGGGCCAGATCATCATTCGACAGGGGCACCTGTTCCTGCCGGTGATCGTGCTGCTGATCCTGCTCTTCTGGGGCTTCACCGCAACGTATGCGGCGATCGTCGCAACCGGGAGCGTGATCGTGATCGCGGCCTTGCGCAAGAGCACGCGCCTGAGCTGGCGCACGTGCATCGTCGCACTGCGCGAGGGCGCGGAGCACACCGTGCCAGTCGCCATGGCCTGCGCCGCCGCCGGCATCGTGATCGGCATCGTGCTGCAGACCGGGCTCGCGCTGCGCTTCACCTCTTTTCTGGTCGATCTGGCCGGCGGCAACCTGATTCCGGCGCTCCTCATCACCATGGTCGCCGGCATCATCCTCGGCATGGGCATGCCCACCACGCCCGCCTACATCATGCAGGCGGCGCTGCTCGTGCCGGCGATCATCAAGCTCGGCGTAGAACCCCTCGCCGCGCACATGTTCGCGTTCTATTTCTCGTGCCTGTCGGCGGTCACGCCACCGATCGCGCTGGCCGTGTATGCCGCCGCGTCGATCGGAGGCGCAGGACTTTGGAAGTCGGGCATCCAGGCGGTGAAGTTCGCATCCGCCGGCTTCATCGTGCCGTTCTTTTTCATCTACAACCCGGCGCTTCTGTTCGACGGGCCGTGGACCGAGATCCTGCGTGCCGTCGTGACCGGTTCGATCGGCGTCATTGCGCTCGCGGCGGCCATGGAGGCGTACTTCCTGCGGCCCGCGTCTTGGTTCGAGCGCGTGCTCTTCCTCGCCGCAGCCTTTCTGCTGATCGACCCGGGTTTCACCACCGACATCGTCGGGCTGGCCTTGCTGGCCGTGGGGCTCATGATCCAGTGGCTGCGAAACGGGCGTGACGCGCGCGCCGCCGGGGTACGCGCATGA
- a CDS encoding TAXI family TRAP transporter solute-binding subunit — translation MAIARLGFQRPLLVAAIATLALTATGSAPSHAADLVFSSGPTGGSWIPMAAATAQVVKKRFPEVNLQVEPGAALVNMEKIRTDKADLGWSMTTVLSDARNGSGAFKGKQTDKPLYVANYYPNVWQLIVPADSPIKGVKDLRGKAVALPARGNTSLADGWELLLKVNGMSLNDLGTKSYGPVSSNGEAMRNRQAVAAGWFTVVPASFVLDVGSSMKLRMISVSDDELAKLRKLNPGFARYVVKAGTYAEQGIPGEVATFQSPTILIASSKASDEAVYKITKAIVEGRGEFGAVVKAMSGVTAAQMAENFGMPYHPGAARYYKEAGLIK, via the coding sequence ATGGCTATCGCCCGACTCGGATTTCAGCGGCCGTTGCTTGTCGCCGCGATCGCAACCCTTGCGCTCACCGCAACCGGGTCCGCACCCTCGCATGCCGCGGATCTCGTCTTCAGCTCCGGCCCGACCGGCGGCAGCTGGATTCCGATGGCCGCGGCCACCGCCCAGGTGGTGAAGAAGCGCTTCCCCGAAGTCAATCTGCAGGTCGAACCAGGGGCCGCGCTCGTCAACATGGAAAAGATCCGCACCGACAAGGCCGACCTCGGCTGGTCGATGACGACCGTGCTGTCCGACGCCCGCAACGGATCCGGCGCGTTCAAGGGCAAGCAGACCGACAAGCCGCTGTATGTCGCGAACTACTATCCCAACGTCTGGCAGCTGATCGTGCCCGCCGACAGCCCGATCAAGGGCGTCAAGGATTTGCGCGGAAAGGCGGTCGCACTGCCGGCGCGAGGCAACACGAGCCTCGCCGACGGCTGGGAGCTGCTGCTCAAGGTCAACGGCATGAGCCTCAACGACCTCGGCACCAAGAGCTACGGGCCCGTGTCGTCGAACGGCGAAGCGATGCGAAACCGCCAGGCGGTCGCGGCGGGCTGGTTCACCGTGGTGCCCGCCTCGTTCGTGCTCGACGTCGGCTCGTCGATGAAGCTGCGCATGATCTCGGTATCCGACGACGAGCTCGCGAAACTGCGCAAGCTCAATCCCGGCTTTGCCCGCTACGTCGTGAAGGCCGGAACCTACGCCGAGCAAGGCATCCCCGGCGAGGTCGCCACCTTCCAGTCGCCCACCATCCTGATCGCATCGTCCAAGGCTTCGGACGAGGCGGTCTACAAGATCACCAAGGCGATCGTCGAAGGCCGCGGAGAGTTCGGCGCCGTCGTCAAGGCGATGAGCGGCGTTACCGCTGCGCAGATGGCGGAGAACTTCGGCATGCCGTATCACCCCGGCGCGGCACGCTATTACAAGGAAGCCGGCCTGATCAAGTAA
- a CDS encoding YjbQ family protein, with the protein MTYQTTFDVRTGGRGTIDITAQVASAVDASNTGCGIAHVFVRHTSCSVLITENADSSVRRDLELLARRWAPDGDPAYRHDTEGDDDMAAHARSLLAGVSVSIPLAAGKLLLGTWQGVYLWEHRTHPHTRTVCVTVVG; encoded by the coding sequence ATGACCTATCAGACGACGTTCGACGTGCGCACCGGCGGGCGCGGCACGATCGACATCACCGCCCAAGTGGCAAGCGCCGTGGATGCAAGCAACACGGGTTGCGGCATCGCGCACGTGTTCGTGCGGCATACGAGTTGCTCGGTGCTCATCACCGAGAACGCGGACTCGTCGGTGCGTCGCGACCTGGAGCTGCTGGCCCGGCGCTGGGCCCCCGACGGCGATCCGGCATACCGGCACGATACCGAGGGCGACGACGATATGGCCGCCCATGCGCGCAGCCTCCTGGCCGGCGTCTCGGTCAGCATACCGCTCGCCGCAGGCAAGCTGCTATTGGGGACCTGGCAAGGCGTTTATCTGTGGGAGCACCGGACACATCCGCACACGCGCACGGTGTGCGTCACGGTGGTCGGCTGA